One Clostridium estertheticum DNA segment encodes these proteins:
- a CDS encoding HD domain-containing protein has protein sequence MKNYFDFLATGDLIKDVKGYFFKYGKHDTYEHTLDVVNELYSIEKQFGRIETGSLRACYCHDLGRVVGNDEIIDFCIEHNIEVLDEERQLPSILHQKISCLIAERVFGINDKTVLEAIKYHTTSRKNPSMTEIEVFLADKLSWKEFEYKKLIQEMKEVMKLSKESAIFCYLSDLYNNREKLKVYHLDSKEAYEYFNEDYKID, from the coding sequence ATGAAAAATTACTTTGATTTTCTTGCAACAGGTGACTTAATAAAAGATGTAAAAGGTTACTTTTTTAAATATGGCAAACATGACACATACGAACACACATTAGATGTTGTTAATGAATTGTATAGTATTGAGAAACAATTTGGTCGTATTGAAACTGGAAGTTTGAGGGCCTGTTATTGTCACGACTTAGGAAGAGTTGTTGGGAATGATGAAATTATAGATTTTTGTATAGAACACAATATAGAGGTTTTAGATGAAGAAAGGCAACTCCCTTCGATTTTACATCAAAAAATATCATGTTTAATAGCGGAAAGAGTATTTGGCATAAATGATAAAACGGTATTAGAGGCAATTAAGTATCATACGACTTCAAGAAAGAATCCGAGTATGACGGAAATAGAAGTTTTTTTAGCTGATAAATTGAGTTGGAAAGAATTTGAATATAAAAAATTAATACAGGAGATGAAAGAGGTGATGAAACTTTCAAAAGAAAGTGCAATATTTTGTTATTTAAGCGATTTATACAACAATAGAGAAAAGCTAAAAGTATATCATTTAGATTCTAAAGAAGCATATGAATATTTCAATGAAGACTATAAGATAGACTAA
- a CDS encoding GNAT family N-acetyltransferase, whose amino-acid sequence MIEGKNVFIRQLELGDEEYLYKWWNDGDMMGHATHAFGTLQSKEAIRINILKEIENSNMFPDRKRFIIYKREGNKPIGEMNYCDWDARNQKCEFGIKICESDEQGKGYGKDALYHFVDFMFRFLNLNKIELTTMLDNKKAQGLYKTLGFEEIGVIRQGYFDCRTGEFQDVVYMDLLKNDWVKTKDIIYNQY is encoded by the coding sequence ATGATTGAGGGGAAAAATGTTTTTATAAGACAACTTGAATTAGGGGATGAAGAGTATTTATATAAGTGGTGGAACGATGGGGATATGATGGGACATGCCACCCATGCCTTTGGAACATTACAAAGCAAAGAAGCAATACGTATCAATATCCTGAAAGAAATTGAAAATTCTAATATGTTTCCAGATAGAAAAAGATTTATAATATATAAAAGAGAAGGAAATAAACCTATTGGAGAGATGAATTATTGTGACTGGGACGCAAGAAATCAAAAATGTGAATTTGGAATAAAGATTTGTGAAAGTGATGAACAAGGGAAAGGCTATGGAAAGGACGCACTATATCATTTTGTAGACTTTATGTTTAGGTTTTTGAATTTGAATAAAATTGAACTCACAACAATGTTAGACAATAAGAAAGCACAGGGCCTATACAAAACATTAGGATTTGAAGAAATAGGGGTAATTAGACAAGGGTATTTTGATTGTAGGACAGGTGAATTTCAAGATGTTGTATATATGGATTTATTAAAAAATGATTGGGTTAAAACTAAGGACATTATCTACAATCAATATTAA
- a CDS encoding dihydrofolate reductase family protein: MFKTEGEGDNGYSEFYNTVDTILIGRRTYDRIIEKEKGEFPYKNKKCYVFSKSEKGKNENVEFINQDVVEFTNKIKRLDGGNIWLVGGGVLLNSFIKERLVDEFIITISPTLIGHGIPLFKKNDFELELKLKGIRRFNQFVELHYEMK; encoded by the coding sequence TTGTTTAAAACTGAAGGCGAAGGAGATAATGGATATTCTGAATTCTACAATACAGTTGATACTATTCTAATTGGTAGAAGAACTTATGACCGGATTATTGAAAAAGAAAAAGGTGAATTTCCTTATAAGAATAAAAAGTGTTATGTATTTTCTAAATCAGAAAAAGGTAAGAATGAAAATGTAGAATTTATTAATCAAGATGTAGTGGAATTTACAAATAAAATCAAAAGACTGGATGGAGGAAACATATGGCTTGTTGGCGGTGGTGTTCTTCTAAATTCTTTTATTAAAGAAAGGTTAGTTGACGAATTTATTATTACTATATCACCTACACTAATAGGTCATGGAATACCTTTATTTAAAAAAAATGATTTTGAGTTAGAACTAAAGTTAAAGGGGATAAGGAGATTCAATCAATTTGTTGAACTCCATTACGAGATGAAATAA